In one window of Poriferisphaera corsica DNA:
- a CDS encoding amidohydrolase family protein yields MIVDINTRIWESTEQLGPAVAQQMLRRQVTPWDRPAASTDAHDAAMAKIETAVILGFESAYLKASIAHECVAKYVKRNPSKYLGFMGIDPTAGNAVASLERGLALGLAGVTVSPSAGGFHPSNTDAMELYEACEARNVPVFIEFDAMFARDVKMEFGQPYLLDEVARTFPNLKIVINSLGHPWIEQAIALIGKHPTVYTDLTDLIRRPWQLYNALLLAHQQGVTSQIIFGSGFPYCTPEKAIMTIYSVNTLVQGMQLPSVPREVLRSIIERDTLGLLGLQKPASANDGDASKQKLVEVMEVVVPSPDEQNAEAADAAAASEAQTLKLADDEPIVEQMPVIESESDTEEAESEEK; encoded by the coding sequence ATGATTGTCGACATCAACACACGGATTTGGGAGTCTACGGAACAACTTGGCCCGGCGGTGGCACAGCAGATGCTGCGTCGTCAGGTGACCCCGTGGGACAGGCCGGCGGCATCGACGGATGCGCATGATGCGGCGATGGCGAAAATCGAGACGGCTGTCATCTTGGGTTTTGAGTCGGCATACCTGAAGGCTTCGATCGCACATGAGTGCGTTGCGAAGTACGTGAAACGCAATCCATCGAAGTATTTAGGGTTTATGGGGATTGATCCGACGGCGGGGAATGCGGTGGCATCGCTGGAACGTGGATTGGCCTTGGGATTGGCTGGCGTGACGGTGAGTCCGTCGGCTGGTGGGTTCCATCCATCGAATACGGATGCGATGGAATTGTATGAGGCGTGTGAAGCGCGGAACGTGCCGGTGTTCATCGAGTTTGATGCGATGTTTGCACGTGATGTGAAGATGGAGTTTGGGCAGCCATACTTACTTGATGAGGTTGCACGGACGTTCCCGAACTTGAAGATTGTGATCAACTCGCTTGGACATCCATGGATTGAACAGGCAATTGCACTGATTGGTAAACATCCGACGGTGTATACAGATCTGACAGATCTGATTAGAAGGCCATGGCAGTTGTATAACGCGCTGCTGTTGGCACACCAGCAGGGTGTCACGTCACAGATTATTTTTGGGTCGGGGTTCCCGTATTGCACGCCTGAAAAAGCGATCATGACGATTTACTCGGTGAATACGCTGGTCCAGGGGATGCAGTTACCATCGGTGCCGCGAGAGGTCTTGCGATCGATTATTGAGCGTGACACGCTTGGATTGCTGGGGCTGCAAAAGCCTGCGAGTGCGAACGATGGGGATGCGTCAAAACAGAAATTGGTTGAGGTCATGGAAGTGGTTGTGCCATCGCCAGACGAACAGAATGCGGAGGCAGCGGACGCAGCCGCGGCAAGTGAGGCGCAGACGCTGAAGCTTGCGGACGATGAGCCGATTGTCGAACAGATGCCCGTCATTGAATCTGAGTCGGACACGGAAGAAGCCGAATCAGAGGAGAAATAA
- the gcvH gene encoding glycine cleavage system protein GcvH produces the protein MSSPADCRYLESHEWHKLEGDVVTLGISQFAVEELTDITYVEALVQEGAVSKGDSVAEVESVKATSEIYTGIDGEVIAVNQEVIDNPSLINEDPFGKGWLLKIKVSDAGQLDGLLSAADYDAQAG, from the coding sequence ATGAGTAGCCCTGCTGATTGCCGATATCTTGAATCACACGAATGGCACAAACTTGAGGGTGATGTGGTCACCCTGGGGATCAGTCAATTCGCGGTGGAAGAATTGACGGACATTACGTATGTGGAAGCACTGGTCCAGGAAGGCGCGGTGTCGAAGGGAGACAGCGTTGCTGAGGTGGAATCTGTGAAAGCAACAAGCGAAATCTATACCGGCATTGACGGTGAAGTGATTGCTGTCAATCAGGAAGTGATTGATAATCCGTCACTGATTAACGAAGATCCGTTCGGCAAGGGCTGGCTGCTGAAGATCAAGGTTTCAGATGCTGGACAGCTTGACGGGCTGCTTTCGGCTGCGGATTACGACGCTCAGGCGGGCTAA
- a CDS encoding TlpA family protein disulfide reductase produces the protein MGTAPSDFTLKNLDDKDNALADLLEKNKVVILDFWATWCPPCRMALPEMEKLQKWADSTDLSLQIYAVNAGEDPYTVKDFWEQNNMTLPVLLDADGSVMDKYGINSIPQTFIIIDGKIEHIHAGYVENMSKELQNKIESLLAPKPEPEAVTPDAADTTQSDANPNSSPASSEPQAKPKKPKRAPAAPL, from the coding sequence ATCGGCACAGCACCCTCCGACTTCACCCTCAAAAACCTCGATGACAAAGACAACGCACTTGCAGACCTGCTTGAGAAAAACAAAGTTGTCATCCTCGATTTCTGGGCCACATGGTGTCCGCCTTGTCGCATGGCTCTCCCCGAGATGGAAAAACTCCAGAAATGGGCCGATAGCACCGATCTCTCACTCCAGATCTACGCCGTCAATGCCGGCGAAGACCCATACACCGTCAAAGATTTCTGGGAGCAGAACAACATGACCCTCCCCGTCCTCCTCGACGCCGACGGCTCTGTCATGGACAAATACGGCATCAACTCCATCCCTCAAACCTTCATCATCATCGACGGCAAAATCGAGCACATCCACGCCGGTTACGTTGAAAACATGAGCAAAGAGCTTCAAAACAAGATCGAATCCCTCCTCGCCCCGAAACCTGAGCCGGAAGCCGTCACACCCGACGCCGCTGATACAACTCAGTCAGATGCAAACCCAAACAGCTCCCCCGCCTCTTCAGAGCCGCAAGCCAAGCCTAAGAAGCCTAAACGCGCTCCCGCCGCACCGCTTTAA
- the pulA gene encoding type I pullulanase yields MTQPNKLTSVLLLLLTTLLLPATTSAAPKLNASAPDMNKVRSLALKPTNGTTFVLHYYRPDGKYDGWNIWTWADGQEGRSVKFTGRDAFGAYATVKYPVRLNKANFIIRYKEWERKDVDRDRSTTVNADGIAEAWAVSEDPNVYQNPADIDFSLRVNAAFLDKADNVLVTLSQPVDKRALKASDVNLSVNGTRLPIRAIQAPNAQGNSHKTFTLVTARKISADELATPISLTLPGQNPVTVYVRDALDSKDLFPADAKLGSYVTESKTTFRTWSPVASSVDLLLFDSEDAATPNKSISMTKADSGLWETTLPSDLHGLFYQYSFTSYGKTRTVADINCFAAAHDSSKSMVVNLSNTNPEGFAEHTPPASKSQTDEIVYEVHVRDFSIQDQNVPAENRGKYSGLAIVNPSTGEEVSTSISHLKELGVTAVHLLPIQDYSASLTEYNWGYWTALFNVPEAQYSSTPHQPAETIKELKKTIQTLHENGIRVILDVVYNHTSTSYEYSPFDQAVPYYYFRTGADGTLANESGCGNAFADERLMARKYMIDSLKYWVTEYKVDGFRFDLLGMHYPITVKTAAQELRKLRSDLTIYGEPWTGGGPTHFGKGVQRGTTVGVFNDHIRNAIRGDLDGTSTGFATGSGGDIESVKRGIMGAIDDFASAPTETVSYISAHDNRTFWDKLEYTYAGMDDNTKRSIQKLAHGIVLTSQGMAFLHGGSDFARTKFGNHNSYNAGDDINKFDWDRKAEYIDVFNYFKGLIALRKAHPAFRMTTASNVKRNISFLSAPNGVIAYTIDAKRVGDDWNRILVIFNGEPSAQTIELPSGHWNIVVDDQNAGTSPLRKANNRVTLPQYSMIVAYK; encoded by the coding sequence ATGACACAGCCGAATAAGCTGACTTCCGTCCTTCTCCTCCTCCTCACAACCCTACTTTTACCGGCCACAACCTCAGCAGCACCAAAGCTCAACGCCTCAGCACCCGATATGAATAAGGTGCGATCACTCGCACTCAAGCCAACAAATGGCACAACTTTTGTTCTACACTATTACCGTCCTGACGGTAAGTACGACGGCTGGAACATCTGGACTTGGGCTGACGGACAAGAAGGCCGTTCCGTGAAATTTACCGGCAGAGACGCTTTCGGCGCCTACGCCACCGTCAAATACCCCGTACGGCTTAACAAAGCCAACTTCATTATCCGTTACAAGGAATGGGAGCGTAAAGACGTGGATCGTGATCGTTCAACCACCGTTAACGCCGACGGCATCGCCGAAGCATGGGCTGTCTCCGAAGACCCAAACGTCTATCAAAACCCCGCTGACATCGACTTCTCACTCAGAGTCAATGCAGCCTTCCTCGATAAGGCCGACAACGTCCTTGTCACCCTCTCGCAGCCCGTTGACAAACGCGCCCTCAAAGCCTCGGATGTCAACCTCTCCGTCAATGGCACACGCCTCCCCATCCGCGCAATCCAAGCGCCAAACGCTCAAGGAAACTCACACAAAACCTTCACACTCGTCACTGCTCGCAAAATCTCAGCCGACGAACTCGCAACCCCAATCTCCCTCACACTCCCCGGCCAGAACCCCGTCACCGTCTACGTCCGTGACGCGCTCGACAGCAAAGACCTCTTCCCAGCTGACGCAAAGCTTGGCTCTTACGTCACCGAAAGCAAAACAACCTTCCGCACATGGTCACCCGTTGCCTCTTCCGTCGATCTTCTACTCTTCGATTCCGAAGACGCAGCAACCCCCAATAAATCCATCTCCATGACCAAAGCCGACTCAGGCCTCTGGGAAACCACACTCCCCAGCGATCTTCACGGCCTCTTCTACCAATACTCCTTCACCTCCTATGGCAAGACACGCACCGTCGCAGACATCAACTGCTTCGCCGCAGCCCATGACTCATCCAAATCAATGGTCGTCAATCTCAGCAACACCAACCCAGAAGGTTTCGCTGAACACACACCGCCAGCCTCAAAATCGCAAACAGACGAGATCGTCTACGAAGTTCACGTCCGTGACTTCTCAATCCAAGACCAAAATGTTCCCGCTGAAAATCGCGGTAAATACTCCGGCCTCGCCATCGTCAACCCTTCCACTGGTGAAGAAGTCTCCACCTCAATCTCACACCTCAAAGAGCTCGGCGTCACCGCCGTCCACCTCCTCCCAATCCAGGACTACTCCGCTTCACTCACCGAATACAACTGGGGCTACTGGACCGCACTCTTCAACGTCCCCGAAGCTCAATACTCATCAACCCCACATCAACCCGCTGAGACAATCAAAGAACTCAAGAAAACCATTCAAACCCTCCACGAAAACGGCATCCGCGTCATTCTCGACGTCGTCTACAACCACACCTCCACATCCTACGAATACTCACCCTTCGACCAAGCCGTCCCCTACTACTACTTCCGCACCGGCGCCGACGGCACACTCGCCAACGAATCAGGCTGCGGCAACGCATTCGCCGACGAACGGCTCATGGCCCGTAAGTACATGATCGACTCACTCAAATACTGGGTCACCGAATACAAAGTCGACGGCTTCCGCTTCGACCTCCTCGGCATGCACTACCCCATCACCGTCAAAACCGCTGCTCAAGAACTCCGCAAACTCCGTTCAGACCTCACCATCTACGGTGAACCCTGGACCGGCGGCGGCCCAACACACTTCGGTAAAGGTGTCCAACGCGGCACAACCGTCGGTGTCTTCAACGACCACATCCGTAACGCCATCCGTGGCGATCTCGACGGCACATCCACAGGCTTCGCCACCGGCTCAGGCGGCGACATCGAATCCGTCAAACGCGGCATCATGGGCGCTATCGACGACTTCGCCTCAGCGCCAACCGAAACCGTCTCCTACATCTCCGCTCACGATAACCGCACCTTCTGGGATAAGCTCGAATACACATACGCAGGTATGGACGACAACACCAAGCGTTCTATCCAGAAGTTAGCCCACGGCATCGTCCTCACCTCACAAGGCATGGCCTTCCTCCACGGCGGCTCTGACTTCGCACGAACAAAATTCGGCAACCACAACTCATACAACGCCGGCGACGACATCAACAAATTCGACTGGGACCGTAAAGCCGAATACATCGACGTATTCAACTATTTCAAAGGCCTCATCGCTCTCCGCAAAGCTCACCCAGCCTTCCGCATGACCACCGCGTCAAACGTGAAACGCAACATCAGCTTCCTCTCAGCACCCAACGGCGTCATCGCATACACAATCGATGCAAAACGTGTCGGTGACGACTGGAACCGAATCCTCGTAATCTTCAATGGCGAGCCTTCCGCTCAAACCATCGAACTCCCATCCGGCCACTGGAACATCGTCGTCGACGATCAAAACGCAGGCACCTCACCGCTCCGCAAGGCCAACAACCGCGTCACGCTCCCACAATACTCCATGATCGTTGCCTACAAATAA
- a CDS encoding endonuclease/exonuclease/phosphatase family protein, with amino-acid sequence MSSMKHDAKTDASGRKTLRVMTYNVHYSRGLDGEYDVERIADVIQSGDADLIALQEVDKNTIRSGHVDMPRRLQEQTGMYHTFGKAIDFQGGEYGVMLMSKWPITDITVHELPYSVGSERRIALSGLVDVPGMGEVRLVSTHLQWQPEEDRYLQARELNRVFANSDVTPVILGGDFNSGYASVVMDEMLKFWKVSSKIDTGKTYPADEPNIQIDHLMTSGDIQFETKSIKVIDDRIASDHRPVVVELELIGAQHEEDVDGGE; translated from the coding sequence ATGAGCAGTATGAAGCATGATGCGAAGACGGATGCGAGTGGTCGCAAGACGCTGCGCGTGATGACATACAACGTACACTACAGCCGTGGATTAGATGGGGAATATGATGTTGAACGGATTGCGGATGTGATCCAATCGGGCGATGCGGATCTGATTGCGCTACAGGAAGTGGACAAGAATACGATACGGAGTGGCCATGTGGATATGCCGCGGCGGCTGCAGGAACAGACGGGGATGTACCACACGTTTGGGAAGGCGATTGATTTCCAAGGTGGTGAGTATGGTGTGATGTTGATGTCGAAGTGGCCGATCACCGATATTACGGTGCATGAGTTGCCGTATAGTGTGGGTAGTGAAAGACGGATTGCGTTGTCGGGGTTAGTGGATGTGCCGGGGATGGGTGAAGTGCGATTGGTCTCGACTCATTTGCAATGGCAGCCGGAGGAAGACCGATACTTGCAAGCCCGTGAGTTGAACCGTGTGTTTGCGAACAGCGATGTGACGCCGGTGATTTTGGGGGGCGATTTTAATTCGGGATACGCATCGGTTGTGATGGATGAGATGTTGAAATTTTGGAAGGTCAGCTCGAAAATTGACACGGGTAAAACATATCCGGCAGACGAGCCTAACATACAGATAGACCATCTCATGACGAGTGGTGATATTCAGTTTGAGACAAAATCGATCAAAGTGATTGATGATCGGATCGCATCGGATCACCGGCCGGTGGTTGTCGAGTTGGAGCTGATTGGTGCGCAGCATGAGGAAGATGTAGATGGTGGGGAGTGA
- a CDS encoding nitrite/sulfite reductase, with product MNRFEQIKSQIKLDSIEQTLKQTCPPPHINTPHNSPTSPTAAIKYSLRLMGLVSSKARPDRYTLRLRIPQGQLTAAQAFTIAQLAEQYADGQMNLTSRCQLQIRNIKQMHLADFISQLIEAELISQQTLMDSVRNVMTHPLQGVTPFDLFDVSPVLAAIEKAIITKTHWRNLPRKLNLYISATTLPDPVSRIQDISLLPAVHPAARNTNTRLGKTDSITPSVYGFNFYIGGRASGQELHVSKSLNVFAPSELAADLLENLIDLYQEQGPRDRRTKARLSDWIDEQSLPDIRKSLQNKCHFKLTPEGQLQTPHPDQRINLFGIIDTNPKPNQPLDTRATIKTHQNASDQYKPTLGLYVPKSQLCAEQLKRLAEFAQHFGKSQLRLTAQQSVLIPNLSDEGMKIAHHATCTEQQKDCANRWLDGFVVNPSEFACNSLACSGLPHCGMSHIDTKTLQVQINHHLADVLKDEKNVPTISVSGCKAGCGRHAAADIGVVGRKVMVEGVSIEAADIYVRGGVSDDGFVRTLEKVYEQVPLDEINAKIEGLVRRQMKLVGG from the coding sequence ATGAACCGATTCGAGCAGATTAAATCCCAAATCAAACTGGATTCAATTGAGCAAACGCTCAAGCAAACCTGTCCCCCCCCTCATATCAATACTCCACACAACAGCCCCACCTCACCCACCGCAGCTATTAAGTACAGCCTTAGGCTCATGGGATTGGTTTCCAGCAAAGCCAGACCCGATCGATACACCCTTCGCCTACGCATCCCGCAAGGACAACTCACTGCCGCTCAAGCGTTTACCATCGCGCAATTGGCCGAACAGTACGCTGACGGTCAGATGAATCTCACCTCACGCTGCCAACTCCAAATCCGCAACATCAAACAAATGCATCTCGCTGATTTCATCTCGCAGCTCATCGAAGCTGAACTGATCTCACAACAAACACTGATGGACTCGGTGCGAAACGTGATGACGCACCCGCTTCAGGGAGTTACGCCGTTTGATCTTTTCGATGTGTCGCCGGTACTCGCAGCGATTGAAAAAGCGATTATCACCAAAACACATTGGCGTAACCTGCCTCGCAAACTCAACTTGTACATCTCAGCGACCACCCTGCCCGATCCGGTTTCACGTATTCAAGACATCTCACTGCTGCCTGCGGTTCATCCAGCTGCCAGAAATACTAATACTCGATTAGGCAAAACAGATTCAATAACGCCATCAGTTTATGGATTCAATTTCTATATTGGCGGAAGAGCTTCAGGTCAGGAACTACATGTTTCGAAATCATTAAACGTGTTTGCTCCGTCAGAATTAGCGGCCGACCTATTGGAGAATCTAATTGATTTATATCAGGAACAAGGCCCACGTGATCGCCGAACCAAAGCCAGATTAAGCGATTGGATCGACGAACAATCTTTGCCCGATATCCGAAAATCGCTACAAAACAAGTGTCATTTCAAACTCACACCAGAGGGGCAATTGCAAACACCTCATCCTGATCAACGGATCAATTTATTTGGCATCATCGACACGAATCCCAAACCTAATCAGCCATTAGATACAAGGGCTACAATCAAGACACATCAGAACGCTTCAGATCAATACAAACCAACACTTGGGTTGTATGTTCCGAAATCACAATTGTGCGCCGAACAGTTAAAGCGGCTCGCTGAATTTGCGCAGCATTTTGGAAAATCTCAACTGCGTTTAACCGCACAGCAGAGCGTTTTGATTCCCAACCTATCAGATGAAGGTATGAAAATCGCTCATCACGCAACCTGTACAGAACAGCAAAAGGATTGTGCTAACCGATGGTTAGATGGGTTTGTGGTAAACCCGAGTGAGTTTGCATGCAACTCACTTGCATGCAGTGGGTTGCCGCATTGCGGAATGTCGCATATTGATACTAAAACGCTGCAAGTACAAATCAATCATCACCTTGCTGATGTGTTGAAGGATGAAAAGAATGTGCCAACCATATCCGTATCAGGCTGCAAGGCGGGGTGCGGACGTCACGCGGCTGCGGACATTGGGGTGGTCGGACGCAAGGTCATGGTGGAAGGTGTAAGCATTGAGGCGGCTGATATTTATGTGCGGGGAGGTGTGAGTGATGATGGGTTTGTGCGCACACTTGAGAAGGTTTATGAACAGGTGCCACTAGATGAGATTAATGCGAAAATTGAGGGGCTGGTCAGACGGCAGATGAAGCTGGTGGGTGGATGA
- a CDS encoding LacI family DNA-binding transcriptional regulator, whose product MATVREIAKRLGVSTATVSRSLNDSSEVSDELKSKVVSEAKRIGYRLPRSKRLVRPMTIGIAFLNRTSGPKFMGYDAAVWGGVARGASQYKAEVMLVEIDPQASQAELDRVMKYRGLDGLVLRVDAEAKYMVERLADYDLPIVVLADHGDVDGVSYVYCDAKPPCQMVVEHLIHLGHKRIGLCHNHVMDTDHRDRIEAYMSALKESGIGYDPELIVPATVDLNGGARAMNRFLSLPNPPTAMFVIDPVLVVGVFRRAHEIGLKIPEEMSIVGIDDDMLRQVTFPSYTAVCQNAPEVGFQAGVALCKRLQHQIADESFTIKLDAFLEINESTAPPPVESVRATPQGQRILV is encoded by the coding sequence ATGGCAACAGTTCGAGAAATAGCAAAACGATTGGGGGTATCGACAGCGACGGTATCACGATCGTTGAATGACTCATCTGAGGTGAGTGATGAGCTGAAGTCGAAGGTTGTGAGTGAAGCGAAACGGATCGGTTATCGTTTGCCAAGATCGAAGCGTTTGGTGCGGCCGATGACGATCGGGATTGCGTTTTTGAATCGGACGAGTGGGCCGAAGTTTATGGGGTATGACGCGGCGGTTTGGGGCGGTGTGGCGCGTGGTGCGAGTCAGTATAAGGCAGAGGTGATGTTGGTTGAGATTGATCCACAGGCAAGCCAGGCGGAGTTGGATCGGGTGATGAAATATCGCGGTTTGGATGGTTTGGTATTACGCGTTGATGCTGAAGCGAAATACATGGTGGAGCGGCTAGCGGATTATGATTTGCCGATTGTGGTATTGGCAGATCATGGTGATGTTGATGGGGTGAGTTATGTGTATTGTGATGCGAAGCCGCCGTGTCAGATGGTGGTTGAGCATTTGATTCACTTGGGTCATAAACGGATCGGGTTGTGTCATAACCACGTGATGGATACGGACCATCGTGATCGTATTGAGGCGTATATGAGTGCGCTGAAGGAGTCGGGTATTGGTTATGACCCTGAATTGATTGTGCCTGCGACGGTGGACTTGAATGGTGGGGCAAGAGCGATGAACAGATTTTTGTCGTTGCCGAATCCGCCGACAGCGATGTTTGTGATCGATCCGGTGTTGGTTGTGGGTGTGTTTAGAAGGGCACATGAGATTGGTTTGAAGATACCGGAGGAGATGTCGATCGTGGGGATTGATGATGACATGCTGCGGCAGGTGACGTTTCCGTCGTATACGGCGGTGTGTCAGAATGCTCCGGAGGTTGGCTTTCAGGCGGGGGTGGCCTTATGTAAGCGGCTACAGCATCAGATTGCCGATGAGTCGTTTACGATCAAGTTAGATGCATTTTTGGAGATTAATGAGTCTACGGCGCCGCCGCCGGTGGAATCGGTGCGGGCGACGCCTCAAGGACAAAGGATATTGGTTTAG
- a CDS encoding type II secretion system protein, with protein sequence MSKKRNRTRNWRAFTLIELLVVISIIALLIGILLPALGAARSTARSLQCKTNLKQIGIGMYTYADSFKGHLPYARNWGWQHGGYDIPFVQDVMIPYLGGKEGGGDFSKVFLCPLQEDGWGEDWIVGDVNATHYRYNIDKAIRYEAYAEGDEQSRRIDDMLDPGITVWFWDIAWPDWVDNPDKIFPHAKNGAAFNLLYGDGHVTSMSEDEYGEQAPKDRAEWDTDFITQGWRKE encoded by the coding sequence ATGTCAAAAAAACGGAACAGAACGAGGAACTGGCGAGCTTTCACGCTCATTGAATTGTTAGTCGTGATATCGATTATCGCGTTGCTTATTGGGATATTGCTGCCGGCATTGGGAGCGGCCAGATCGACGGCGCGTAGTTTGCAATGCAAGACGAATCTGAAGCAGATCGGCATTGGCATGTACACCTATGCTGATAGTTTTAAGGGACATTTACCTTATGCGAGAAACTGGGGCTGGCAGCATGGTGGTTACGATATCCCATTTGTGCAGGACGTCATGATTCCATATTTAGGTGGTAAAGAGGGTGGCGGCGATTTTTCAAAAGTATTTCTTTGCCCGTTACAAGAAGATGGCTGGGGTGAAGATTGGATTGTAGGGGACGTTAATGCGACGCATTACCGTTACAACATCGATAAGGCGATTCGTTATGAAGCGTATGCCGAGGGTGATGAGCAGTCACGGCGAATTGATGACATGCTTGATCCGGGGATTACGGTATGGTTCTGGGACATTGCGTGGCCGGATTGGGTTGATAATCCTGATAAGATTTTCCCACATGCAAAGAACGGTGCTGCGTTTAATCTGTTGTACGGTGATGGGCATGTGACAAGTATGTCTGAAGACGAATATGGTGAGCAGGCTCCGAAGGATCGTGCTGAATGGGATACGGACTTTATCACTCAAGGGTGGCGTAAGGAATAG